In the genome of Primulina eburnea isolate SZY01 chromosome 13, ASM2296580v1, whole genome shotgun sequence, the window gttgaaaaaaaaacaaaacaaaaacaaagcGTTTGGCCTAAAAATTGATTAATTTTGGATgcctttttattaattaattgtattcgaaaatgttgagattgagtgaTGGATTTTGATGCTTATTTGcaaagaaaatgtcaaaatagctgcAGGGCAGTGGAGGAAAacttccattcccatgtggagcATGCTGGTCAAGGAACCAGCTCGAGGAATCGAGATTTAAAAGAGAGGAAATAAAGAAGAAAACTATCTCCAACAATCATTGTTTCATTTTCTAATACTAGATTCCTTCGTTTTCGACGTCTAATCGAGAAGATTTCCTTAGAAGTTGGATTTTTCTGCAGCTTTTTAACTTTCTAGCATGTACCGGTGCCTCGCAACAAaattgtgcaaacatattttcCACTACTTCCTTGAAACACGAATTTCTCTCGTTGATGGTGTGATCTGAATATGATAAATGAAGATTATATACACAATTAACTTGATATTTGAGATACATGGAATATTGATTGATACTAAGTGGTCAATGGTCATCCACAGGATATCACTATACAGCCACAAGAAAATGCTATAAAAATATGCAACTTTAACAATGAAATGTTTCGTGTATCGCTTTCCAAGCTAAAACAAATTACCATCTTCATCTGTCCCGAGTTGTTACCATTTATGTCGTGGTTGAATTTGGAGATTGATTTTATTCTCGAGGCATGCTGGAATGTTCtatcatatatattttgttaaaaTAGATGTCCAACGAACCAACTTGTGGTTTGATATAtaattcttctttttttttggaATAAAAATCATTCATATTTGAGAGTGCAGGGTAAAAGGAAATGAATCTAAAGAAAATTATGTGAAATGAGAACATATAAAGTTAAAAATGAAGCCCAACTTTTCACATTTGCTGCAATATTTTGTCTTCCAAAAACAGATATCCATAGTTTTTTCAATGAAACTCAAGTTAGCATTATCTTTTGACAAATATGCCATGTTCTTTATgtttaaacacagtcttcaatTTTGCCCAAAAATTCTCAATTTCCTTTTCTTCAGATTCCTCCCTGACCTGCCCAAACATTTTCTTCCTTTGCCTTTCTTCAGAAGTCTCCCTGTGCAACCCCACTATTTTCTTCAGCCGTAAAGCATTTGTCCACAAAAATTGTGCCATACGATAATCTGGTAACCTCTTACTGAACAAGCTAAACCGGACTTCTTTAAGATGAGATACAATACAGCATGGCAAAGATTCCACCtcatcataatcataatcatccCAGTACCACTGTGAAAAAAGATAACCATGAATACAATAATTTTTGACATACAAGGATCCAGACCAGTTGGgtacaaaataaattttttaggtTAGTTTTGAGAAACACTCGTAAAATTTAATTAAGGGAACAAGAAATGATTGTCTGTGCTAGATGTTTACCTAAAGAAGAAACATATACAAACATTTTCTCCAGATGATGGATATTAGGAGGGTGGCAAAAAACATACCATCTTTAAGACGATCGATTCAAGAAATGGCATAGCATGAAGCAACTCTAGAAGTGCTCCACTGTTGCATTTTGTAAAAACTTCTAGTCGTTTCAGCATATTAAATTTAGGAAGCAGAGGCCTTTGATTAGATTGGACGGCAGCCTAATACAGATAAAAAAAAACGTTAACTAATGAAAATAAGGGTCCTCTTGTGAATTTCATCTAGCCATGAAAAGAGAGTTAGTCACCAAATAAACCAAAGAGCAAAGAGGAATTCTATAAAAATAAGAGTCAGACTCAAGCTATGTGAACTGTAAACAAAAACCGCCTCAATTGCTCCACATGACCCTGGCTTTTTACTTCAAAAGAATACTAATTACAAGACATTCACTTAACCATATGTATTAGTCTTGTTCATAACGAGTCTCCAGTAACATCAGAAACGTAATCAATGTTTCAGATGCAAAAATACTTCAATATTATATTTCTTTGCATTTATCATATTTTACAATCTCGATATTGTGAAGTTACCTTTTCATCAGTAATCTTTTGGATTGGGATCAAGATGTCTCCAATGTGTTAATCAGGAAGTACATCAATTAGTTTTCCTTTATTCTTGGGTGAGATACAATTAGGTGATGACTAACAATGTACCATCTCATATAACGAAAGAAACATGGTTAGAGAAACTAACCTCAACAATCTTCCCGGACAGCTTGTAATCCTATCTTTCTAATTAAGTAAATATTAATGGTTGCAGAAAAAACTGATGTCGCACTAAAATCAAAATCCTCAATAAATTGACCAACAAATTCACACTTTACAAGCTTGGCTTTAGAAAACTTGATCTGGCATTTATCTACTTCAAGAAGATCTGAGCAGCATACCGCCTTGAACATACTCAAGACTGGGGCATTGATTTCCACAAGATTCACTTTTAACCATTTGCAGTTTTGTAGTTCAAGCGTTTCCAGCGCTGGAAAATCAAACACCAATTTGCTGGTACTGGGAACACACTCACCTAGAAATTTCGTTCTGTCAAGATACAAACTTTTAAGACTGGAAAACAAATTCTGCGCTGAAACTCTGAAAAAACAAGGCCATTTTAGTTTCATTGTAGTCAATGACGTGCAATTAAAAAGGCGACCGGGTAAAACAACATCATCATCATTATAAACTATTTCCAAATCCTCAACGTTTCTCATTAATGCAGCAGATATCCATGATATCATTCGATGTGCTTTGTACTCAAGACGACACCGaagacgaaatctttttaaggtaGAATTCCGAGAAAGAAAGAAGATCCTGTCCACAAAATTAATAAAGCTCGTCTTCCTAGTTTTCTTCAGCACGAACCGTATATCATCATCGATGTCTATATTGTAAATGCCAGTCCACTTGTGTTCCCAATCCTTGGACAAAACACAAGTTCGTAGAGCATCTTTGGTAGGCAGGAGGGACAGAATTCGACAAGTAATACATTCAGGCAAATAACTGATGATGTCCTCGCCATTGTTTTCATCATAAGTGATTCTTCGTTTCTTACTTTGATTGCTGTCAATCAGAAATTGTGTACCCATAATTTCAACATTCAACCTGAAATACTAAAGAAAACGTTGAACTCAGTTACCAATCAAAGAGGAGGAAAAATGGCTAATCCTATCATGCATCTCAAGAATCTAGTAAAATGGCACAAGAGATGTTGGCGGCATCTTGGACAAATTCGCATTTCAAGAAAAAATGCttgtaaaatttatattttttttccttcaaatAGAGGTACTTTGAGAAGCCCCATTTCTGCAATTTTGCTACTAGGGCgtcgttgaattcagatagaaatatattttgaaacgtcaggaagaaaaaaaaaacatgtaaaaTTAAACAGTCGAGTCCAAACACAAGAACGTGAAGAGATAAAAACAAAAATCTACGGAGGAAAACCCTAAAATGGCATATAAACGTGATGGTTTTAGCTCTTACCTGATGAACTAGAAGGGCCCTCTGCAATGCGCATCGAAGGTTTGCTGCTGGAAGTTAATAATAATAGACCtcaaaaattattgttttccgAATGGAATTAATAATAATAGACCTCAAAATCGAATTTGCTGAAGTTTTgcgattattaaaaaaaattattattgatttttttttaaaaaaagttagtTTTATATATTTCTTAAACTCGTATTTTACGTTAGTTGAAGTGAGATGATGATTTTAATTCGACAAAAATGAATGTAATAACAAGTTAATATTAGAAtcaattatttatcaaataatatcatcttCTCGTTTTCAACTTTTCACTTTTGTTTTCAAACACTACACACTTCTCGGTGAGTTAATCAACCAAAGTTTATAAAGATGAGGGGATAATTTCGGTAGAGGTAACTATGCATCGAGATCTAGGGGTGagcattcggttaattcggttactgACTGAACCGAAttagccataaccgaaccgaaccgaaatatatagccataaccgaaccgaccgaattaattttcataaccaatgtaaaaccgaaccgaattaaaatcgtGACCGAATTAactgattattttttaaaaaaatgtgatttaattttaattatatatgtaattttttttaacacttacaatttacataaatgcataaaaacataaaatcacacacatcacaaatgtataagttttatttgaacacaattaatacatattatatcgattttaaaattaaaaattaaaatatctataaaaattgataaataaaaaaagttattaaataataatatttattatatcggttaattcgattaaccgatttcaaaattttgaaaatcataaccgaaccgaattaaccgatataaccgaatttttttaatatgaaaaccgaatttccgaaataatcgaaccgaatttccgaattgactcggttcggtcggttaattctgtttaaccgaaatcttgctCGATCACCCCTATCGAGGTCTCATGAGTTCTTTACTTTACTTAACTGTTGGTAGAACTGATATTATGTGTGCAGTTTGCATTGTGCAAGATTTCGATTTGATCCTAAACAATAGGGATGTAATCAAGTCGAGCCGTGCTGAAATCTTGAATATTTGAGTTTGACTCGtttataagttttatttgaCGAATTTATTCATGGCTCACGATATTATTCGAAGCCTAGACGGactttataaatataaattataaatttaaaaattcctTAAATTCATTAAAAACAAAGTTATATATTTagagaaaaatataatatttttattaaaatttataattttattctaagaaataaattaatatatttgtttatatttttataagcAAAGTGTAAAATCTAAAAATCAAGTCGTGAGCCTACCAACGTACTTGTTCACGAGTTAACGAAACGAATATTGTAAAACTTGAGTTTGATTTATTGATGTTAACGAGCATCATTAAACTACTTCAAATGAGCttttatcaaatcaaaattCGGATATCTCACAAGTGGCTTGGTTTATTTACATCCCTACTAAAAAATCTCATTATCTTGCTTctaaacatattttaaaatatctaaaaaaaaaaatcagaatgtCAGATTATGGCATCCAAAAGAttccaaatttaatttaattggaTATTCATATACTGATTATATAGAGTGGATATTAGACAAGAAAAATACAAGCGGTTCATGCCAATTTTTAGGTGATCGGCTAATATCTTGGTTCAGGAAGAAACAAACATGCATTGCTACATCAACAACAAAAGCTGAATATTCGGTTGTCGAAATTTGTTGTTCAAAACTTCTTTGGATTCAGAAGCACTTACAGGACTATGGAATCCAAGATTCTAAATCATCATCTTCTCTTATTAAGTTTTTCTATTACGATCACATTCAATCTAATATTGCATTCAAGAACCAAGCATATTGACATTAGATATCACtttatcatatatcatattatGAAGAAATATATCAAATTGGAATGTGTCTACTTATCATCAAGTTattgatatcttcaccaaactaCTACCCGAGGCAAAGTTTTTTTATTTCACAAATATTTTGGGATTACTTAATTTATCTTGATTTTTTTCTGGAATGTATGTATGTTTTTAGGGGGAATCACGTTTGTGTGTTTAACATAGTTTTGCATAATAATGCTTTACTTATTACACTGATAAAACATAGTGGTCCACTGAAATGAGATATCTTCTGAACTTCATCAATTCTCCATCTAGTAGCCCTTATTACATAGTGTAATTAGAGTGATTTGTTTTCATTAAGTCGATGATTAttcttttaaaacttttaaatttttaaatgttcaaatttttgaatttcAAAACCATTTATTTATTCTGTTAAgttaatctatatctatatacctAAAAAAGTGTGGATAAAAAGCATTGTTTTCCAATTGtgcaatgacaaaattaactttCTATACACACTTCTTCAAGAATAGAATGTAActcctatattaattttatcaaataacgCATCTTTATACTACGTTTAAATGTTTATCTTTTTTAATTTTCTCTCACATTTTTTTCCAttgattttattgtaattttgcaattatatttttagtataatttttaattaagtaataaattatagtatcacaaaaagatatataaaagtttatttctttttatatatttcaaattttaatggtaaaaatcataccaatagtttaaaatctatatttaataattattatatgagtttatttgatatttaccaTATAATCTTATTTGAATGTGCATTTCTTCACATATGttagatttatttattattttaaaacttatttaacaaaaaattaatagtCATCAATGTTAGTCTATGAAAGATCGATATATAGAATTTATTAGCCATGATAtagaattgtaaaaataaaatgtaaaaaaattatttagaaggttaaattaaatattattagttatattttactatcaatgttactatttcatttgttttaatattgtttttatgagttagtcacatttattttaaattgataattatttgtcTTTAGTATGCTTCACTTTTGtagattatgatttatacattgataaaatccataatttggttgatttttaggttattaTGCTTTATACGTGgtgtttaaatatataaatttttttaaaaaattgtttcaattcattttgttctatatatcatgttcattacaatttattatataacataaaatcaacagattaaattttaatttaggaaacaattttgaaagtaagttatataagttcttataaatcatttaatatgataaaaaattaagccagataaataacaaaatgattcaaattgttttttagaaaatcaatttttttatttttataatattttgatattataGCGTGCAAAGTAAGAGTTTTATCAACAAGGAAACCTAAACAATGTGGAAAGTAAGAGTTTTACtagaaataaactcttttttTAACAAAGATACTATATCACaaaaatcttaacataattatcatattaattatcatattatctAGAAAGACAACCATAATTAAATATTCAGAATCATATCAACAAggaaaaattgataaataaatttaatacggAAATTTGAAGTAGAAGACATTAACCCATACCCTATCGTAGTTTTGAAATCGATGGGGAATCTTTCACGTGAGCTTCTATAGATGATGATGAGCCAGCCAAATATAAAGAGGTAATTGCTTCAACAAATTCGTAAGAATGGATACCTGGTATGAACGATGAAATTAGCTCAATGGCTAAGAATCATGTCTGGGAGCTAGTTGATCTACCTCCAGGACATAAGATAGTTGGGAACATATGGGTTCTAAAGGTCAAATGTAGAGATGATGGATCAACTGAATAATACAAAGATCGACTTGTGGCGAAGGGATATACCCAATAAAAAGGTAAATATGATGAAGAGACATTCTTGATATTGCCTCATTTTGGCAATACTTGCCAAACTAGATTAGGAATTATTTCAGATGGACGTAAAGACTACATTTCTCAATGAAATTTTGGGATTCTATTAGATAAAtctatattttaattatgttatATCTAAAATATCAAAcacataaaatatctcaaatatatATCCAATATCTCTCACTCATACACAATTGAGTAAGTGAAACCACTCGCTTCAACATATTATCTAGCATTATGACACATTCTTTCATTCAAAGAATAAAGCATGTGACCCAGCAACAATTAAAAACCTTTGAGGAGAGTAATAGTACGTCATCACCAAACTAACATAAGTCCTCTACTCAAGAACTCGTTGTGTAACCCAAGTTACGTAGCTTCGCTTCATCAAGCGTCTCTGATCAATCAAACCCAAGTTATGTAGCTTCACATAATCGAGCATCTTTGATCCATCAATCTTAGagcatgtgtggggacccggacgctaatcatattcttaatcatcattgggacaatttaattcattataataaacagggtctaatttttttttttaaaatgcggaacgtaatggaatcaatctaatatacatatcagtataaaagtacaaatcctaTACGAGATACATTACAATCATTTAAAACTAAAGTTCGacaactacatatcaagtgttcaaaccctatctatcatccaagtccgtagtctccactctaatcacgatctctctcttcatctcctcgaccctgaacatgtcccacctgttgccatgcacacatacaaacacgacaacagccggataactccggtgagaatataatcccaataTAAGCAATGTATACATGCGATGCATAAGATCAAATACAaaagcataaatcatgaattaagaacatgaataataaatttatgacacattagtgaatacagataaaactcTCTGACTTATCATCtccgactcgactcatctctaatctagggatcccggtttctggACATTAACACATATATtgaatctcagcgataggagtcGATCCGTCCCTAGGAAATATCgatataagtcaataatccagtgtcttggcatatccgccacagacttggcatatccgccaaagcTATCCtatgacaatgtgcaatgggctaATGACCACTCTGTCACTGTATGGCCcttctgtcaatgactctcgcTTAATAGCTATAGGTTATTCTCtactttctataaatcaatagattaATCATATCAATGTCAAACaattgcaataaaataaagtatgtggttttagGGAAACTAGAGTCCAATCTGATTCAAGTTAATCACCCGGTTAACAtcgacttatacctttcgttcatagtctcggtctgaagaaTTGGAAGTTCTGaattcaagactgtctctgtcaatctgaaatgacatatcgaGAATAGTAATATCGACATTCCATTCCCAATTCAATActaaatctgatcaatctgaatctaattcaaaatcaacggcataacggcacaatcccgATATCCTCGTCAATACAAtgtcaacagatatcaattacaaatcataaccaaTATCCGGTACAATCCAGAATCAGtcaataatccaaatctgttcAATTTCCAAttaatataatcagaaaatcataacaattccataatcaatctgttcttcgatctgacttcgattctacgatgtctagcaTATCCAGAACACCATATAATGATCAAATAATAATTcctccaatatcataatttcaaatgataacagaactcaataaaacttacgtccttttgAAGCTATTGACGAGAGGATCTCAGAACTGTGCTCGGATTGAAATTCTGATAACCGGATCTCGCACAATCAAAATCTAAGCTATTAAGAACCTTGAGGAAATTTCTATGGGATTCTCGATTTTCTTCCCTGGAATTGCTGAAGGAGATGAAATTATATACATCCAAAACACATGGCAAAGACAAGTGTCCACTCAAATCCAAtattgcactttagcccctgaattcttcactatttgcaatttggtcctaacaactctttttaattcaatttcaatcctaattaattacaaaaaccgtGGAATCTAATCATCActccaaaattcgtaaattaaataatctcggattaaaatgataaaatctcgggccttacagcaTGTTTGACTCTCTCGAgattatatatacataaatatgTTCATGACCatcaaatcatttattttcgACTTAGTCAGCATGCCTATGAGCCCTATTATATCAGTACGTTACCAACTAAACTTTTCCTCGGCCCACATGTCAATTAGTTTGGACTTGACAACTTTCCTAGATATGCTCCGACAGGCTCATTGAATACATGCTAAGTAGCGTCATCAAGATTACACCTCATGACACAGTCCAGAGTTCCGAATGGAGCAAAAAATGTGAGGGCTCAGACAATGACAAATGGTTCAATGACGAAATAGGTAACCATTTGTCATTCTCCTTGTATGGTTGTCTTAGAAGAGCACATGCAGTATGCATGCATGTTATGATTAAGCTCCCACTCAATTTTGGGCATGTCTAGTTCTAAACATCAATCCAACTTTAGTCCAGTCGCTACTTGTTAAAGTATATGTCCGGCAAGCCAACTTGTAGTTCgggctttattgactctaatgtaaaacaatctttattttaataatattttacgattttattcgattatgtcattatactttatctgcaTACTCATGCAAGCTccatagataaagtctttgaatatacaataggtaccatgaggtctgcgtcgcaacgtaagatcatgaaactcattaggaagtgtactgtatattctaaacaagttcctagtcgattcagccgcctaaaacgaggataaaggtcgctcgaccTCGAGAGTAGCATCTGTGGTGTAaacgccatgtttcattggcaagggcatggagatgtccattcacacagatgggtgatcatatgatgatgcactgaacaaccctccctcgaactatccaagtggttcccacttattgagtggaatagtccgcagttatggttgtacaccattagtcctttgacccgagACAATATAGGGGCTATACGTattagcatgcactttgatgcGTTTATCGACTCcatcgagggtcatcaggtggcgaggttgggtgtagtttcgaaatatgtAGGAGCAaatacattgtagtcggggaatCATCGTTCGCCTACgagtgaagatatcctatgtgatctgatgagttaatagtgcaaggagtctctgaaatgtgctttagggaaatGTGTTTTCCTGGTTGCACATACCATGTcactattagtactcaaagataaatcacatcgttatcgaattcatatgcaactctgatataccaatggttgcagattcgatcgggatatgtgtgttgaagggaccgtactgtatgctaaccatgattaaaggttcttgcaggcactatcagtgatacctaggggggatcatggggcgatgctactagacgcttttaccatgatccgatgggtgtaatcagaaatgagttttgACAtccttgatcaaggtgttgatgaaaagaatgaggctaactagggtaagcccgaataagaataaatgttgttctgaatcacatggagatgtgaacccacggctagctgtatccctgaaccattgagggtcacacatgtatcggattctgtgttcccgttgagataatcaaatttcaaggagttagAATTTgacgactatagtttgatggagatcaaagaagaagcttataaaggagtttatgagctgattccataGGATGAAAGAAATTAAAGTTGGCATGATTActaaataaggaaggagagtggaactgcCTGTTTTATGAAGGATTTCACTAAAACTGGCAGCTGCTAAATATGGTGACTGCCATATATAGTAAGTTCTAAATTTGGTAAgtcaaaattttgatcttcgaaattttcgatttttattatatgaacaagatttgtatccttggtacatcggtgctctcggatcgtcgatcgaagttataatgagttcggaatcattttttttagtgaatttggaatttactaattaaatgattgtgctagtAGTTGTGACTACTAAAATGCACAAATTCCCATAAATAttctagaggagtctagaattTAAATTAACCAATGATTtaagtttataaattaaataatagttatttaatttaataaacatatacatgtatatattttatatggtgatataaaatatgtgaattatgtgtgagtttaaatataatgaaattattagagTCCTTGTGAGAGATGGACTCCTAATTAGATTAGGAATCTCACTCTATAAATACACCATGAGGGCTCATTGTTGGATGATGAAGTTATGGCACACAAAATAAAAGAAGAACTCTCCTTTCCTTAAAGAAAACCCACGGCTATCAGAAAATATGGGAAGAAAGATTGGTCCAATTAAGCAAATTAGATTTGCTAATTattgattaagaatcaataatTATTTGGCTAAttattgattgagaatcaaaaagggaaaaattaagaaaaactCTCGGCCTATACAAAGAGGGTTGGAAGAATTTAGGCCATGTGATTTTCTTCCACCGACGTGCCACTTCGTCTCCGGATTTTGAAAAGGCACTTCGTCTCCGGATTTTGAAAATTCGGAGGATACAGTCTCAACACACAAATCGCTTgcgatttctagtgcaatccaagTGAGGAATAGAGTTTCtaatcgtggacctaattaggtgATCACATTTGAAGAGTCATTCGTAGAGATTTACAAGAAATACTATCTCCACGTAAAAaccggaatagtttggagtccatCGTAATAAACGAAAAGGTATAACTTTaaacgccctatgaatgttttaaacacacgacgcccaagaacaaaatatttttgaacttccgttgcgtcttgggtgcgagaatTCGATGTCCCACAGCGATATCAGAGCCGGTTATTCTCAATCGTGTGTTTTAATAAAATTGTTGAGTTTATTGTTCTAACCGCGTaagaatttttaagaaaaacgcccctaaaaattatttttgaaaaatctgtttttgaaaaacaaaattaaattttgggtctgcccggaactgttccgggtaGCCGCGCGGCGTGCGCACAGCGCGCGCGCTGCAGCACGGCGCACGCACAGGCGCCGCACGGCAGGCGCGCCAGGCGCCGCACGGTACAAAATTTCACTATATATAGAATACAAAATCTCACGATACaatagtgaaaatacttttcaGTACGGTACATAACGAAAAAACCTGGAAGTACCAAGATTATAACACTAGAAACTAGGGAAGACGATCCATGAATAGCCAAATAGTCCAAAAAATCCACAATATTGCTAATATCATTTAAAACCCAACAAGTTAATTAACCAAGAAAAGTCACACGAAAATGTGATCACCAAAAACAGCAACAAAAGTTATTCGTTAACGTTTTCGACCAAACTCAAAGTTCAAAATCTACCatgttttttatatttaaatacacTTCTCAGTTTTGCCCAGAAATCCTCAATTTCCTTTTCTTCAGATTCCTGCCCTGACATTTTCTTCTTTTGCCTTTCTACCCGACTGTCCCTGCGCAGCCCCGTCATTTTCTTCAGCTGTGTAGCATTCGACAACAAAAAATCTGCCATACGATAATCTTGCAGTCTCTTACTGAACCGACTAAACCGAACTTCATTAAGATGGGACACGATACATGATGGCACATTTTGCACCGCGTCATAATCATAGTCATCCCAGTTGTCCTGTGGAAAAGCAAAGCCATGGATACAATAATATTTGACATTTAAGGATTAGAGGGATCGGGCACTaaataaatttttgaggatAAGTTAGTTTTGAAAAATACATGTAAATTTAAACAAGGGACCAAAAAATGTTTGCTTGTGCTAGATATTTACCTATGGAGGCAACGGCTACGACCATTTTCTCTAGAATATGTATATCAGGAGGGTGGCGAAAAACTTACCATATGTAAGACGATGGATTCAAGAAATGGGGTCGCGTGAAGAAACTCTAGAAGTTCTCCACTGTCGCAATTTGTGAAAACTTCTAATCGTTTCAGCATATTAAATTGAGGAAGCGGATGCCCTTGTTTAGATTTGGCGATGGCCTAACACAAATAAAACAAATGTTACAACTAATGGAAATAAGggtcaaatgatttttaaatttcatCGAACCAAGAAACCAGGGCGGGCTAGAGACCGAAAAAGTCAAAGAGTAATGCTTCGGAAATACGAGTCAGATTCAAGTCTCCACATGAGGTTTGCGCCATACATTGAAAAAATACAGGTAAAAAAAACATCAAGTCAATCATATAAACACATTAATCTTGTTCATAACAAGTAAACTTGTTCTCTGCCAACTCATTT includes:
- the LOC140808597 gene encoding F-box/LRR-repeat protein At4g14103-like isoform X2, whose amino-acid sequence is MGTQFLIDSNQSKKRRITYDENNGEDIISYLPECITCRILSLLPTKDALRTCVLSKDWEHKWTGIYNIDIDDDIRFVLKKTRKTSFINFVDRIFFLSRNSTLKRFRLRCRLEYKAHRMISWISAALMRNVEDLEIVYNDDDVVLPGRLFNCTSLTTMKLKWPCFFRVSAQNLFSSLKSLYLDRTKFLGECVPSTSKLVFDFPALETLELQNCKWLKVNLVEINAPVLSMFKAAAVQSNQRPLLPKFNMLKRLEVFTKCNSGALLELLHAMPFLESIVLKMWYWDDYDYDEVESLPCCIVSHLKEVRFSLFSKRLPDYRMAQFLWTNALRLKKIVGLHRETSEERQRKKMFGQVREESEEKEIENFWAKLKTVFKHKEHGIFVKR